The Spirosoma oryzicola region TTTCCCTTAAACAACTCCACTATCCTTTACCATAGTATGAATGCCAACGGTATCGTTGTCGCCAGTTTGTTTTTTTCAATAGCATCCCTGGCTGCTTTCGCGCAGCCAGGCGACCCTGCGCAGCGGCAAGACTCGACCAAAACTGCCAGTGCATCGGACACAAAAGTTGAAAACTTGGGTAGCCAGGTCAATTCGGAATACAACGAGATCAACCCGATGATTTCGCCGGATGGCAAAACGCTGTACTTTGCCCGGATAAGCCATCCCAACAATACGCACGGAACCAAAGGCAGTCAGGATATCTGGTATTCGGAACTCGATGGGGCCAGCGGTAAATGGGGACCCGCCCGGCGCATGGGCTTTCCGCTGAATAAGGATGAATATAACTGTGCCTACAGCATTACGCCCGATGGCAATTCGATGCTGATCAAGGGACAGTATGCCAATGGAAACTACGAAACGCGCGGTTTTTCGACCAGTAAACGCACGGCCAGCGGTTGGTCCGTTCCGCAAAAGCTCGATATACCGAGCTACGTGAACATGAGCAAGGGACAGTTCGACTGTGGCTTCATGTCTGCGGATGGTAAGGTGCTGCTGATGGCGTTCAGCGAAAAGAAGAACAGCAAAGACGACGATATCTACGTCAGCTTTCGGCAAAAGGACGGCTCCTGGACGAAGCCGATGGAGCTTGGCCCGGAAGTAAATACAAAGTTTACGGAAACGACCCCATTTCTGGCTCCCGACGGGGCCACGCTTTATTTTTCCAGTAACCGCGAAGGGGGACTGGGTAGTAATGACATTTACGTTTGTAAGCGCGTAGACAAAACCTGGAAACACTGGACGAAACCTGTTAATCTGGGCCCCAAAGTCAATACCGAAGGCTATGACGCGTATTACACGCTGGCTGCTTCGGGCGATTATGCTTATCTGACCACCTTCAAGAATACGCTCGGCAAAGGCGACATCGTGCGGGTGAAGCTGACTGAGGATCAACCAACCAACCAGCCGGGGCGATTGGGCGGTAGTGACGATGTGGCTGGCAAGGGTGATGTAACGCGTCCCGATCCAGTAGCGCTAATCAGCGGAAAAGTAATTGACCAGAAAACCGGTAAGCCCGTTGAAGCCCGAATTGTGTACCAGACGCTCCCCGATGGAGCCGAAGCGGGTGAGGCTACGTCGGACCCGGTTACGGGTGAGTACAAGATCGTGCTTCCCTACGGCCAGAAATACAGCATGCGGGCTATCGCCAAAGATTTTATTGCGGAAGGCGACAACGTGGATTTGACCCAGACGAAGGGTTTTCAGGAAATTAAAGGGAAAGAACTGAAGCTGGTGCCTATCGAAGAAGGACGAGCGATTCGGTTGAATAACATCTTCTTTGATACGGGCAAATCGGAGCTTCGTCCGGAATCCGGTCCTGAACTTGATCGTCTGGTGACAACGTTGAACGAAACACCGAAAATGATCATCGAAGTGCGTGGTCACACCGACAATACAGGCTCAAACGAAATAAACGCAAAGCTGTCGCAGGACCGGGCCGACGCTGTTCGTGAGTATTTTATCAGCAAAGGCATTGAGCCGGATCGGGTTGGTAGCAAAGGGTTTGGAGAAGCCAAGCCCGTCGCACCAAACGACACAGACGAAGGGCGGCAGAAGAACCGACGCGTAGAATTTGTAATCGTGAAAAAATAGGGATTGGGCCAAGCGTTCGCTTGGCCCAATTGTTAATCCAACCCTGGACGTTTGAACGCACGGGCGTCTGGAAACAAACCTTCCAACTCCCGGCGCAGGCGACTTAACAGCGCCATCAGATCAAGCACATCGTCGGTTTTTTCCGGAGAATGCTGAATAATCGTTTCCCAGGCCAACAACGAACGGTCGATACTGACCAGAATAAGTTTGGCTTTACCCAACTGGTAATTGACTAACTGCGGATTGTTAATCGGCTCGGCAAAAGCGCGCAGAACCGATTGCGTTTTCACCGGAATCAGCGTGCGATACCAGCGAATCATGTCCCACGCATCTTTCAACGCGTGCAGAATCGGCATCGCTTCCTCCTGCGTCCGCAAGCCCAGTTCAACGGCTCGGATTTGTTCTTGGCCGGTCTGTTCCAGCAAGTTTTTTTCTTCGCTGAGCCAGACGCCCGTTTGCTTTAAGTAGTCACCGGATAAACGCGTGGTGATGTGGTTTCGAAAATCGATTTGTTCGACAGCCTTTTGTTCCAAAGCTTGAGCTTGTTCTTCGGTGGGAACGTCTGAACCCGAAAGTGCTTGTGTCCGCGTCAGGTTTTCGACATACTTCTTCGTTAGATTGAGAGCCTCGGTTAACTGCTGAACCAGGTTGTCACCAGCCGTCTCCGGTTTTGCCAGACCCGTCTCTGTTTGCAGTTGAAAACTACGGCAGCGTGCTGTAAACAGGCACCGCTCACACCAGGCGTCACAGTAATTATAAATACCAGTAATCAATTCAGCTTGTGTATTCATTTGCCGATAGGGCAGATATTGTAGTATTGTTTTGTAAATATAGTAAATATCGAAATGATGTGTTGATTAAAATCGTGTGAAATCGACGAGTTGATGAGACCATTTATACGTTTGGTCAGCCGTTTAAACTAAGGTATTTCTACTCATCCAATTCTTGTGCATCGTACGAGTAAATAAGGTAGTTTTGAGTTATGCTAAACACATCTTCTATGAAACGTCTCTTTGTACTGCTCGCCTTTGTTTTTGCCTCGGTTGCTGCATCTGCGCAAACTACCGACAAAGCCGTTGCCTCACCCGAAGCCGCCAAGTTGGACTCGTTAGCCAAATTATCGCAGCAGTTTATGAATAATAATCAGCCTGATTCGCTATACGCCCTGATGGGCGCTACGTTCAAGCAGAATATTTCGCTGGAAAAGATGAAAGAGGTGACAGGCCAGCTTGCGGGCCAACTGGGAAAATGGGTGTCGCTGGAACCGCGTGGCGTACAAAACGGAATAGCTCGCTACAAAGCTGTATTTGCCTTAGCGCCGTTGGACTTTTACATCAGTCGGGACAAAGAAGGAAAAATTGAGACTTTTTTATTTAAGCAGCTACAGGAATAGTGTGATTGGGCATAGCTGTAATTTACCCTATTTTTGTCAAAAACAGCGCTTTGTATGAATCCTCAACAACAACAAAACCCTGAAGGCTCTATTGATGTCGAACTGAGCGAAGAAATTGCCGAAGGGGTATACGCTAATTTAGCGATGATCGCTCATTCCAACAGCGAATTCATTCTTGATTTTATCCGTCTGATGCCGGGTGTGCCGAAGGCGAAGGTGAAAGCGCGTATCATTCTGACACCAGAACACGCCAAGCGATTATTGGAAGCGCTTCGCGAAAACATCAGTCGGTTTGAAGAAGCCTATGGCAATATCAACAACTCGACCGATACCTTTAAATTCCCCAACGGAGGCTTCGGCGGACCTGTCGGCCAGGCGTAGACAGTAAGCGTTAAAAATTTTTGCAGAAAGGCGTTGAATACGAGAAGCCAGAACAGGCTTAAGCGCTCGTATTCAACGCCTTTTATTTTGGGTATCTTCTGCTTAGAGGTTTGGTATTCAAAGAGTTTTCCGTATCTTTGCACCTCAAATTTCGGGAAGACTGTTTTTTGTAAACAATTTAAAGAATGCCTACTATACAACAACTAGTGCGTAAAGGCCGCGAGAAGCTTGAATTCAAGTCAAAATCGCCGGCTCTTGACGCCTGCCCACAACGTCGTGGCGTGTGCACACGTGTGTATACGACGACACCGAAGAAGCCAAACTCGGCTCTTCGTAAAGTTGCCCGGGTTCGTTTGACGAACGGTCGGGAAGTTAACGCGTACATTCCAGGTGAAGGCCACAACCTACAGGAGCACTCAATCGTGCTGATCCGTGGTGGCCGGGTAAAAGACCTTCCGGGTGTTCGTTACCACATTGTTCGGGGTGCTCTGGATACGGCTGGTGTAAACGGTCGTCTGCAAAGCCGTTCGAAATACGGTGCAAAACGTCCGAAGCCAGGTCAGGCTCCAGCGGGCAAAGGCGCACCAGCAAAAGGTAAGAAGAAGTAATTAATCAGACTGCCCGTTGAAAAAACACGGCAGAGTAAGATCAAAAATCTGAAGAAATCATGAGAAAGGCGAAACCGCCCAAGCGTTACGTGTTACCCGATCCTAAATACAAGGAGGTTCTCGTAACCAAATTTGTTAACAACCTGATGTACGAAGGCAAAAAGAGCCTGGCGTACGGTATCTTCTATGACGCACTTGACGTGGTTGCAAAACGCACCAGCGAAAGTGGTCTGGATACGTGGAAAAAGGCGTTGAACAACGTCATGCCATCAGTTGAAGTAAAAAGCCGTCGCGTCGGTGGAGCTACCTTCCAGGTGCCAACCGAAGTACGGGCAGACCGAAAAGTCGCGGTAGGCATGAAATGGCTTATTAAGTATGCTCGTTCGCGGGGTGAAAAAACCATGGTAGACCGGTTAGCAGCCGAAATCGTTGCAGCATCGAAAGGTGAAGGCGCGGCTGTGAAAAAGAAAGACGATACGCACCGTATGGCCGAAGCCAACAAAGCGTTCTCGCACTTCCGGTTCTAAATCACTACCGACCACATTCCCGGTGGTCACCAAATTCAAAAAAGCCGCTCAACATTGGGCGGCTTTTTTAGTTTTGCAGGATATGACGATTTTAGAAAACGATCAAATTCGCGTCTCAGTCCGTTCCAAGGGGGCTGAATTAACATCCATATTCCACAAAGCAAGTGGCATCGAGCACCTCTGGCAAGCTGATCCAAGTGTTTGGGCCTGGCACGCGCCGAATCTGTTTCCGGTAGTAGGTGGTTGCTTAAACAATCAGCTACTGGTTGACGGAAAAACCTACCCAATCGAACGACACGGTTTCGCCCGGCAGTCTACCTTCGAGACAACGGAATCGACAGCGACACATGCCGTTTTTTCGTTACGGTCGAGTGAGGCAACACGTGTTCATTTTCCGTATGAGTTCGAATTTCAGATCATCTATGAACTGAGCGGACCAACGCTTACAGTTACGTACCGGGTGCTCAACGAAGATGAGAAAACGGTCTTTTTCTCGGTAGGAGCGCACCCCGCGTTTGCCGTACCGTTTGGACCGGATGAAGTCTACGAAGATTATTACATTGAATTTGAGAAGGCTGAGCCTTTACAAACCCATATGCTGTCAGCAGCGGGGTACTTTACGGGCGAAACAAGACCAGTTGCGACGGACGAAAACCGTTTGCCGTTGACCAAGCATCTGTTCGATCAGGATGCGTTGGTGTTCAAAAGGCTGCGTTCGCATCGGGCAGCAATTCGAAGCCGTAACCACGACCATGCCGTAACCGTTGATTATCCTGCTTTTCCGTATCTGGGGGTCTGGGCTAAGCCCGGAGCGCCATTTGTGTGCATCGAGCCCTGGTTAGGATGTGCCGATAGCGAAGGGGACCAGAAGCCAATTGAACGAAAAGAAGCTATTCAGCATGTCGAGCCGGGCCGCGTGTTCAATGCTTCTTTTACGATTACGGTGTCGTAGGGTATCAGGTCTAAAAGCTAATACTGTCCAAAATAAGTATCCGCCTGGTGGTGTCGGTTTTTTGAACCGACACCACCAGGCAGTACTATAAAAAAGTTTGGGTTGTGTTTAGTCGTGTGGTATCAGGTTTTGAACCGCACGGGCGGCCCCGCTGACAACACACGACTAAACACAACCTAGATAAACACCTTAGCCGTTGGCTTACAGTTCCTTTAACTCCAGTTTCCGCCAGCGAACTTTAATACCGCCACCATCGTGGATTTGCAGGGCTACTGAGCCATCGGCCTGTCCAATCTTTTCGTCGTGCATGTCTACCATTTCTTTGCCGTTCAGGTACGTTTGCACATGGTCGCCTTCGACCCGAATGCGCATTTTGTTCCATTCGCCGGGCTTCAGAATGTTTTCTTTTTGGTCGGGGATTTTTTCCAGCCAACCGCGTCCGTACGATTCGTAAACACCGCCTGTATCGTGATCTTTAGGGGCCACTTCTACCTGCCAGCCCGTGACTTTGGTTCCTTCGATGCTGGAACGGAAAAAGACGCCACTATTGCCGTTCGCTTCCTGTTTGAATTCAAGCGATAAGTCAAAATTCTTGTACGGCTTCTCGGTAGCTAAATAGCCGTATTGTTTGTCAGGACCACTTTCGCAGACAAGTTCGCCGTTATCGACATACCATTTTTCGGTGCCATAGACTTTCCAGCCAGAAAGGTCTTTACCGTTAAACAGTTTTACCGATTTGGTTGGAGCCGTAAAGGCCAGCGTCGCTATGGCCAGGCCAGTAATCAGAAGGTGTTTCATTGAGTACAGGAAGTTAAATTCGTGACAGCGTATTCGATGCACGGCTAAAAATACGATGCACGCGCTTTATCTATTGTATCTAACGTTAAAATCTACTTTTCAGCGCTAGAAAACGGTTTAGCGCTTAGCCATGATGACGCAAACGGGCGCGGGGACTTTCACTGACTGGCCTGTGTACGTCAGCTTACCCGTTTTCTGATCGCGCTTGAAAATGGTAATGTTGTCCGAATCCTGGTGAGCAACAAAAACAAAATCGCCTTTCGGATCGATCATGAAATTACGAGGGTTTTTGCCTTCGGTTGGTTGGTCACCCACTTTCGTTAGTTTGCCATCGTTGCCAATCGAAAAAATAGCGAGTGCGTTATAACCACGATTCGATTGGTACAAGAATTTGCCGCTCGGGTCAATGTGAATGTCGGCGCTGGTATTTTGCCCCGTGAAGTCATCGGGCAAGGTTTTAACACCGTCCTGAATAAGCGTCAGCGCACCGGTTTTCGGATTCCGTGAGAAGACGGCTACCGAAGAGGTCAA contains the following coding sequences:
- a CDS encoding OmpA family protein gives rise to the protein MNANGIVVASLFFSIASLAAFAQPGDPAQRQDSTKTASASDTKVENLGSQVNSEYNEINPMISPDGKTLYFARISHPNNTHGTKGSQDIWYSELDGASGKWGPARRMGFPLNKDEYNCAYSITPDGNSMLIKGQYANGNYETRGFSTSKRTASGWSVPQKLDIPSYVNMSKGQFDCGFMSADGKVLLMAFSEKKNSKDDDIYVSFRQKDGSWTKPMELGPEVNTKFTETTPFLAPDGATLYFSSNREGGLGSNDIYVCKRVDKTWKHWTKPVNLGPKVNTEGYDAYYTLAASGDYAYLTTFKNTLGKGDIVRVKLTEDQPTNQPGRLGGSDDVAGKGDVTRPDPVALISGKVIDQKTGKPVEARIVYQTLPDGAEAGEATSDPVTGEYKIVLPYGQKYSMRAIAKDFIAEGDNVDLTQTKGFQEIKGKELKLVPIEEGRAIRLNNIFFDTGKSELRPESGPELDRLVTTLNETPKMIIEVRGHTDNTGSNEINAKLSQDRADAVREYFISKGIEPDRVGSKGFGEAKPVAPNDTDEGRQKNRRVEFVIVKK
- a CDS encoding DUF3887 domain-containing protein, producing the protein MKRLFVLLAFVFASVAASAQTTDKAVASPEAAKLDSLAKLSQQFMNNNQPDSLYALMGATFKQNISLEKMKEVTGQLAGQLGKWVSLEPRGVQNGIARYKAVFALAPLDFYISRDKEGKIETFLFKQLQE
- a CDS encoding DUF3467 domain-containing protein; its protein translation is MNPQQQQNPEGSIDVELSEEIAEGVYANLAMIAHSNSEFILDFIRLMPGVPKAKVKARIILTPEHAKRLLEALRENISRFEEAYGNINNSTDTFKFPNGGFGGPVGQA
- the rpsL gene encoding 30S ribosomal protein S12; this translates as MPTIQQLVRKGREKLEFKSKSPALDACPQRRGVCTRVYTTTPKKPNSALRKVARVRLTNGREVNAYIPGEGHNLQEHSIVLIRGGRVKDLPGVRYHIVRGALDTAGVNGRLQSRSKYGAKRPKPGQAPAGKGAPAKGKKK
- the rpsG gene encoding 30S ribosomal protein S7, with product MRKAKPPKRYVLPDPKYKEVLVTKFVNNLMYEGKKSLAYGIFYDALDVVAKRTSESGLDTWKKALNNVMPSVEVKSRRVGGATFQVPTEVRADRKVAVGMKWLIKYARSRGEKTMVDRLAAEIVAASKGEGAAVKKKDDTHRMAEANKAFSHFRF
- a CDS encoding aldose 1-epimerase family protein, coding for MTILENDQIRVSVRSKGAELTSIFHKASGIEHLWQADPSVWAWHAPNLFPVVGGCLNNQLLVDGKTYPIERHGFARQSTFETTESTATHAVFSLRSSEATRVHFPYEFEFQIIYELSGPTLTVTYRVLNEDEKTVFFSVGAHPAFAVPFGPDEVYEDYYIEFEKAEPLQTHMLSAAGYFTGETRPVATDENRLPLTKHLFDQDALVFKRLRSHRAAIRSRNHDHAVTVDYPAFPYLGVWAKPGAPFVCIEPWLGCADSEGDQKPIERKEAIQHVEPGRVFNASFTITVS
- a CDS encoding 3-keto-disaccharide hydrolase; amino-acid sequence: MKHLLITGLAIATLAFTAPTKSVKLFNGKDLSGWKVYGTEKWYVDNGELVCESGPDKQYGYLATEKPYKNFDLSLEFKQEANGNSGVFFRSSIEGTKVTGWQVEVAPKDHDTGGVYESYGRGWLEKIPDQKENILKPGEWNKMRIRVEGDHVQTYLNGKEMVDMHDEKIGQADGSVALQIHDGGGIKVRWRKLELKEL